From the genome of Catenulispora sp. MAP5-51, one region includes:
- a CDS encoding heme-binding protein yields MNISLDTAQAVIDRARAHASAIGVPMNIAVVDGGGHLIAFARMDGAILGSIDIALAKAKTSILFNGPSEGLWEFCKPGGPAPATEHTNGGLIPYAGGLPLHDDNSTLIGGVGVSGGMPAQDGEVARVAIGKEA; encoded by the coding sequence GTGAACATCTCGCTGGATACGGCCCAGGCCGTGATCGACAGGGCCCGCGCGCACGCGTCGGCGATCGGTGTCCCGATGAACATCGCGGTCGTCGACGGCGGCGGGCATCTGATCGCTTTCGCCCGCATGGACGGAGCGATCCTCGGATCGATCGACATCGCGCTGGCCAAGGCCAAGACCTCGATCCTGTTCAACGGCCCGAGCGAGGGCCTGTGGGAGTTCTGCAAGCCCGGCGGCCCCGCGCCGGCGACCGAGCACACCAACGGCGGCCTGATCCCCTACGCGGGCGGCCTTCCCCTGCACGACGACAACAGCACCCTGATCGGCGGCGTCGGCGTCTCGGGTGGCATGCCCGCCCAGGACGGCGAGGTCGCCCGCGTCGCGATCGGAAAGGAAGCCTGA
- a CDS encoding FAD-dependent oxidoreductase → MERIRPTRTWVPSPAARLRADQMDKLAVIGSESVTESGRVLFGPGDDTYDLYVVLEGSADIVDRPGAPDELLIASFGPGEFLGEIGMLTGERSRFTAVMREPGRVLRVPVDQVQLMMAQDLDLSEYILRTFLERRANLLRRGAGLTLIGSRYDERCRALLRSFAVNRIAVRWMDLEDQPEAEALLQELQTPVADLPIVLVPGRPLMRNPQPADLAAEFGELAADPGVDQDVCDLLVVGGGPGGMAAAVYGASEGLETALLDTAAFGGQAGTSSRIENYLGFPAGLSGAELATRGTLQASKFGVRLHRNSRATGFHEKDGIYAVTCEDGRVFKARDVIIATGAQYRRLPVPGLEQWEGDGVYYEATVAEARYSAGRPVAVIGGANSAGQAAMFLSRTSDPVYLLVRGHDLEHSMSRYLIDAVTANPRIRILLRTEAIGVTADTSITGLQIVNRDTGVASDLELGAVFVFIGATPCTEWLDDQLAKDDRGFLLTGHDLDASQHRTRPPLTFETSAPGVFCIGDARSGSVKRVAAAVGEGSAAVRLVFERRAADGVQVG, encoded by the coding sequence ATGGAACGCATCCGACCGACCCGGACCTGGGTACCGAGCCCGGCGGCCCGCCTGCGAGCCGACCAGATGGACAAGCTCGCAGTCATCGGCTCGGAGTCTGTGACGGAGTCCGGGCGGGTGCTCTTCGGTCCCGGGGACGACACCTACGATCTCTACGTCGTCCTCGAAGGGTCCGCGGACATCGTCGACAGACCCGGTGCTCCGGACGAGCTGCTGATCGCGTCCTTCGGCCCCGGGGAGTTCCTCGGAGAGATCGGCATGCTCACCGGCGAGCGCTCGCGCTTCACCGCGGTCATGAGGGAGCCCGGCCGTGTGCTGCGCGTGCCTGTCGACCAGGTGCAGCTGATGATGGCGCAGGATCTGGATCTCAGCGAGTACATCCTGCGGACCTTTCTGGAGCGCCGCGCGAACCTACTGCGGCGCGGTGCCGGCCTGACGCTGATCGGATCGCGGTACGACGAGCGCTGCCGGGCGCTTCTCCGGTCGTTCGCGGTGAACAGGATCGCCGTCCGGTGGATGGATCTCGAGGACCAGCCGGAGGCCGAGGCCCTGCTCCAAGAGCTCCAGACCCCGGTGGCCGATCTGCCGATCGTCCTGGTTCCAGGACGGCCGCTCATGCGCAATCCGCAGCCCGCGGACCTCGCCGCCGAGTTCGGCGAGTTGGCGGCGGACCCGGGTGTCGATCAGGACGTGTGCGATCTCCTCGTGGTCGGCGGCGGGCCGGGCGGTATGGCAGCGGCGGTGTACGGCGCCTCCGAAGGCCTGGAGACCGCGCTGCTCGACACGGCCGCGTTCGGAGGCCAGGCCGGCACGTCCTCGCGGATCGAGAACTACCTGGGATTCCCCGCCGGCCTGTCCGGCGCGGAGTTGGCGACTAGGGGAACGCTGCAAGCGAGCAAGTTCGGAGTACGCCTGCACCGGAACTCGCGGGCGACAGGATTCCATGAGAAGGACGGCATCTACGCCGTCACCTGCGAAGACGGCCGGGTGTTCAAAGCCCGCGACGTGATCATCGCGACGGGAGCCCAGTACCGCCGTCTGCCGGTGCCGGGCCTGGAACAGTGGGAGGGCGACGGCGTCTACTACGAAGCCACGGTCGCGGAGGCGCGCTACAGCGCCGGCCGACCCGTGGCGGTCATCGGCGGCGCGAACTCGGCCGGCCAAGCCGCGATGTTCCTGTCGCGCACGTCGGACCCGGTGTACTTGCTGGTCCGGGGGCACGATCTGGAACACTCGATGTCGCGGTACCTGATCGACGCGGTCACCGCCAACCCCAGGATCAGGATCCTTCTGCGCACGGAGGCGATCGGCGTGACCGCTGACACCTCGATCACCGGGCTCCAGATCGTGAACCGGGACACCGGCGTCGCCTCGGACTTGGAACTCGGCGCCGTCTTCGTCTTCATCGGAGCCACTCCCTGCACCGAGTGGCTCGACGACCAGCTGGCCAAGGACGACCGGGGCTTCCTGCTCACCGGACACGACCTGGACGCCTCGCAGCACCGGACCCGGCCCCCGCTGACGTTCGAGACGAGCGCGCCCGGGGTGTTCTGCATCGGAGACGCCCGCAGCGGAAGCGTGAAGCGCGTCGCCGCGGCGGTCGGCGAGGGATCGGCGGCGGTGCGGCTCGTCTTCGAACGGCGCGCCGCGGACGGAGTCCAGGTCGGGTAG
- a CDS encoding 4-oxalocrotonate tautomerase family protein → MPMIDVYATAGTFSDTKTLAQDLASTLMRIEQVPDIPMFRKNTAAFVHELAPTALSNVDGDGTYIRVQVLTNAGALDRDKQLAVVRQLTDLVAAASGDPSAAERTWVLLTEAPEGGWGLAGHANTNAELVAAARAQIAEIAEIAEIAAAKNEA, encoded by the coding sequence ATGCCGATGATCGATGTCTACGCGACGGCGGGGACGTTCTCGGACACCAAAACCCTGGCACAAGACCTCGCCAGCACGCTGATGCGGATCGAGCAAGTGCCCGATATCCCGATGTTCCGCAAGAACACCGCGGCCTTCGTCCACGAACTGGCCCCGACCGCCTTGTCGAACGTCGACGGGGACGGCACATACATCCGGGTCCAGGTGCTGACCAACGCCGGCGCGCTCGACCGCGACAAGCAGCTCGCGGTGGTCCGGCAGCTGACCGACCTGGTCGCCGCCGCGTCCGGCGACCCGTCGGCGGCCGAGCGGACCTGGGTGCTGCTGACGGAGGCCCCGGAGGGCGGCTGGGGGCTGGCCGGACACGCCAACACCAACGCCGAACTGGTCGCGGCGGCGAGAGCACAGATTGCCGAGATCGCCGAGATCGCCGAGATCGCCGCGGCGAAGAACGAGGCATAG
- a CDS encoding low temperature requirement protein A has product MTAKGAVSARPADEEHRVATPLELFFDLCFVVAIAQAGRELSTAIIHDQIGHGLASYATIFFAIWWPWMNYSWFASGFDPDDPPFRLATFAQMTGALVIAAGVPRAFEKQDIVVVVIGYVIVRLAFATQLIRVYRDNAEMRPMIGRWLAGLVTVQACWGLEQLLHGHAFQIAFGVLVVAELAVPFWASRSGDIPFHPHHIVDRYGCFTLIVLGETVASATVAIQEATTVHEDLGALIALVLGGLLIVFAAWWIYFAYDAADLLADSSAFLWGYGHYFIFAAAAGIGAGIQVCAAWLTGTAHVSVTLAASTVTVPSAVFYLMVWLLQARLFKKGLAQAVLPAVTVALVICTFAGRYAVLLAGLCCAAAVVVGVYERRLQEANQESAA; this is encoded by the coding sequence ATGACGGCGAAGGGCGCGGTGAGCGCGCGGCCCGCCGACGAAGAGCATCGCGTCGCCACACCCCTGGAACTCTTCTTCGACCTGTGTTTCGTCGTGGCGATCGCCCAGGCCGGGCGGGAGCTCTCGACGGCGATCATCCACGACCAGATCGGACACGGCCTGGCGTCCTATGCCACGATCTTCTTCGCGATCTGGTGGCCCTGGATGAACTACTCCTGGTTCGCCTCCGGGTTCGATCCGGACGATCCCCCGTTCCGGCTGGCGACGTTCGCCCAGATGACCGGTGCGCTGGTGATCGCCGCCGGGGTGCCGCGGGCGTTCGAGAAGCAGGACATCGTGGTGGTCGTCATCGGGTACGTCATCGTGCGTCTGGCTTTCGCGACGCAGCTGATCCGGGTGTACCGCGACAATGCCGAGATGCGGCCGATGATCGGCCGCTGGCTCGCGGGCTTGGTGACCGTGCAGGCGTGCTGGGGGCTGGAGCAGCTGCTGCACGGGCACGCGTTCCAGATCGCCTTCGGCGTGCTGGTGGTGGCCGAGCTGGCCGTCCCGTTCTGGGCCTCGCGCAGCGGCGACATCCCGTTCCACCCGCACCACATCGTCGACCGGTACGGCTGCTTCACCCTCATCGTGCTCGGCGAGACGGTGGCCTCCGCGACCGTCGCGATCCAGGAGGCGACGACGGTCCACGAGGATCTGGGAGCCCTGATCGCCCTGGTGCTGGGCGGGCTGCTGATCGTGTTCGCGGCATGGTGGATCTACTTCGCCTATGACGCCGCGGATCTCCTGGCCGACTCCTCAGCCTTCCTGTGGGGCTACGGCCACTACTTCATCTTCGCCGCGGCCGCCGGCATCGGCGCCGGGATCCAGGTCTGCGCGGCGTGGCTGACCGGCACCGCACACGTCTCGGTGACGCTCGCCGCCTCGACGGTCACGGTGCCCTCGGCGGTGTTCTATCTGATGGTGTGGCTGTTGCAGGCGCGCCTGTTCAAGAAGGGTTTGGCGCAGGCGGTGCTACCAGCGGTGACCGTGGCGCTGGTGATCTGTACGTTCGCCGGGCGCTACGCGGTGCTGCTGGCGGGTCTGTGCTGCGCGGCTGCGGTCGTCGTGGGTGTGTACGAGCGCCGGTTGCAGGAGGCGAATCAGGAGTCTGCGGCTTAA
- a CDS encoding methylated-DNA--[protein]-cysteine S-methyltransferase, translated as MLSAPVDPAAMARLHRRLAAAAEAERLMDVAYTVVDSPVGRLLLAATDKGLIRVAYATEDHDKVLQALADKVSPRILHAPGRLDEAAREVDEYFGHRRRVFDLPLDLSLSKGFRQLVQRHLPEIGYGQTRSYREVAELVGNPKAVRAVGTACATNPLPIVVPCHRVLRTDGTLGGYIGGLEAKTTLLELEAGARPSRP; from the coding sequence ATGCTGTCGGCTCCCGTCGACCCCGCCGCCATGGCCCGGTTGCACCGGCGGCTGGCGGCCGCCGCAGAGGCCGAGCGGTTGATGGACGTGGCGTATACCGTCGTAGATTCCCCGGTCGGCCGACTGCTGCTGGCCGCCACCGACAAGGGCCTGATCCGGGTCGCCTACGCCACCGAGGACCACGACAAGGTCCTGCAGGCGCTGGCCGACAAGGTCAGCCCGCGGATCCTGCACGCGCCCGGGCGGCTGGACGAGGCCGCCCGGGAAGTGGACGAGTACTTCGGCCATCGCCGGCGTGTCTTCGACCTGCCGCTGGACCTGTCGCTGTCCAAGGGCTTCCGACAGCTGGTCCAGCGGCACCTGCCGGAGATCGGCTACGGCCAGACCCGCAGCTACCGGGAGGTCGCCGAACTCGTCGGCAATCCCAAGGCCGTGCGGGCGGTCGGCACCGCATGCGCGACCAACCCGCTGCCGATCGTCGTTCCCTGCCACCGCGTGCTACGCACCGACGGAACGCTGGGCGGATACATCGGCGGTCTGGAAGCCAAGACCACCCTTCTTGAGCTGGAAGCCGGGGCACGGCCTTCGCGACCGTGA
- a CDS encoding ester cyclase, protein MTKSDESFMSVDEARRISAPLYEALNRPAEKNVSALLAQACNDDYRSYHTNEEFLTRDRLADVFKGMGEAVPDLAWEVVDIHVVDDMMVVRGRATGTPVKEFWGAAPTGRSFTTMAIDVFTVRDGKLAKGYHIENWMTALQQLAA, encoded by the coding sequence ATGACCAAGAGCGACGAATCGTTCATGAGCGTCGACGAGGCGCGCAGGATTTCCGCCCCGCTCTACGAAGCGCTGAACAGGCCGGCTGAGAAGAACGTATCGGCGCTCCTGGCTCAGGCGTGCAACGACGACTACCGCTCGTACCACACGAACGAGGAATTCCTGACTCGTGACCGGTTGGCCGACGTATTCAAGGGCATGGGCGAGGCCGTGCCCGATCTGGCCTGGGAGGTGGTCGACATCCATGTGGTCGACGACATGATGGTCGTGCGCGGCCGAGCCACGGGGACGCCGGTCAAGGAATTCTGGGGCGCAGCCCCGACCGGCAGATCCTTCACAACGATGGCTATCGATGTCTTCACAGTCCGCGACGGAAAGCTGGCCAAGGGCTATCACATCGAGAACTGGATGACGGCGCTCCAACAGCTCGCTGCCTGA
- a CDS encoding alpha/beta hydrolase: MIVLPGGGYAAHTPSEAEPIVEWLVGLGISASVFRYPLNVRHPLPLEALQAEIRRQREQGVGRIGLMGFSAGGHLAGMAALTQGTDPRDAVHFAVLGYSITSMETETYRPSRLILLGENASPAQRRATSLDALVSASAPPFFIWHTAEDIYVPPEHTYRLASALAAHEVPHTVHVFPHGPHGLGLAVGAGDAASWREHAVRWMTEQLKAHAG, from the coding sequence GTGATCGTCCTCCCCGGTGGCGGCTATGCCGCCCACACCCCGAGCGAGGCGGAGCCGATCGTCGAATGGCTGGTCGGTCTGGGGATCTCGGCGAGCGTGTTCCGATACCCCCTGAACGTGCGGCACCCGCTGCCGCTCGAAGCGCTGCAGGCGGAGATCCGCAGACAGCGGGAGCAAGGGGTCGGCCGCATCGGGCTGATGGGGTTCTCCGCGGGCGGGCATCTGGCGGGAATGGCGGCCCTGACGCAGGGCACCGATCCCCGCGACGCGGTCCACTTCGCGGTCCTCGGCTATTCGATCACGTCCATGGAGACCGAGACCTACCGGCCCTCGCGACTGATCCTCCTGGGCGAGAACGCCTCGCCGGCCCAGCGCCGTGCGACCTCGCTCGATGCTCTGGTGAGCGCGTCCGCTCCCCCGTTCTTCATCTGGCACACCGCCGAGGACATCTACGTCCCGCCGGAGCATACGTACCGCCTGGCGTCGGCATTGGCCGCGCACGAGGTCCCCCACACCGTCCACGTTTTCCCACACGGTCCGCATGGCCTGGGTCTGGCGGTCGGGGCGGGCGATGCGGCGAGCTGGAGGGAACACGCGGTGCGCTGGATGACCGAACAGCTGAAGGCCCACGCCGGCTGA
- a CDS encoding SDR family oxidoreductase — MKKILITGAGTGLGRGTAIGLAQAGHQVIATTELWSQVSELRAHVEELGLGDRITVDKLDVLDARDIAAVAGWDFDTFVSNAAIGDCGPMAEIPVDLVRRTFETNVFANLELAQRCIRTWVDAGTAGRLVIVSSMGGFLTAFGLGVYCATKHALEAIAATLRDELAPTGITVQTINPGAYRTGFNDRIADTAFRWLDDSVHFNQTKDVKARFAEILADQYDPQDMIDKMVEIIGAEHGAYRNVWPPATEELVKQVQEAAWTRTV, encoded by the coding sequence ATGAAGAAGATCCTGATCACCGGCGCCGGCACCGGCCTGGGCCGCGGCACCGCCATCGGCCTGGCACAGGCCGGCCACCAGGTCATCGCCACCACTGAACTGTGGTCGCAGGTGAGCGAACTGCGCGCGCACGTGGAGGAACTCGGCCTGGGGGACCGGATCACGGTCGACAAACTCGACGTCCTCGACGCCCGCGACATCGCGGCCGTGGCCGGCTGGGACTTCGACACCTTCGTCTCCAACGCCGCCATCGGCGACTGCGGCCCGATGGCCGAGATCCCGGTCGATCTGGTCCGGCGCACGTTCGAGACCAATGTCTTCGCCAATCTCGAACTCGCCCAGCGGTGCATCCGCACCTGGGTCGACGCCGGTACCGCCGGCCGCCTGGTGATCGTCAGTTCGATGGGCGGCTTCCTGACCGCTTTCGGCCTCGGCGTCTACTGCGCGACGAAGCACGCCCTGGAGGCGATCGCGGCGACGCTGCGCGATGAACTCGCCCCGACCGGGATCACGGTGCAGACCATCAATCCCGGGGCCTACCGCACCGGGTTCAACGACCGCATCGCCGACACGGCCTTCCGGTGGCTGGACGACTCGGTGCACTTCAACCAGACGAAGGACGTCAAGGCGCGCTTCGCCGAGATCCTCGCCGACCAGTACGACCCGCAGGACATGATCGACAAGATGGTCGAGATCATCGGCGCCGAGCACGGTGCCTACCGCAACGTCTGGCCCCCGGCGACCGAGGAGCTCGTCAAGCAGGTCCAGGAAGCGGCCTGGACGCGGACGGTGTAG
- a CDS encoding GlxA family transcriptional regulator, with the protein MDDRTSGAVHHVVVVALENVLALDIGIPMQVFGSWPGGPYSLTVCTERPGVLAMHGGPALSVTDGLDCLASADTVVVPGYLEPGAPSAAVTAALADASARGSRMVSICTGAFALAAAGLLDGRRATTHWRYAAALARQYPRVLVRPEELYIDEDRVLTSGGVLAGMDLCLHLIRRDHGARLANQRARLLVTAPHRTGGQAQFIDLPVLPARSDGLAQLYDWALRNLHLPLTVDQLARQANLSRRTLIRRFHTDTGMPPMRWLLDARLALARELLETDDLTVEAVARRCGLGTPANFRTLFKAHVGVPPSVYRTTFASLSRAAGSDDV; encoded by the coding sequence ATGGACGACCGGACATCAGGTGCGGTGCACCATGTGGTCGTGGTGGCGCTCGAAAACGTCCTCGCGCTGGACATCGGGATCCCGATGCAGGTCTTCGGGAGCTGGCCGGGCGGCCCGTACTCACTCACCGTGTGCACCGAACGGCCCGGTGTCCTGGCGATGCACGGCGGGCCGGCGCTGTCCGTGACCGACGGGCTCGACTGCCTGGCCTCCGCCGACACCGTCGTCGTCCCGGGCTACCTGGAACCGGGCGCGCCCTCCGCCGCGGTCACCGCGGCCCTCGCCGACGCTTCGGCCCGCGGCAGCCGGATGGTGTCCATCTGTACCGGTGCCTTCGCCCTGGCCGCCGCAGGCCTGCTCGACGGCCGCCGGGCGACCACCCACTGGCGGTACGCGGCGGCCCTGGCCCGGCAGTACCCCCGCGTACTGGTCCGGCCCGAGGAGCTGTACATCGACGAGGACCGCGTGCTGACCTCCGGCGGCGTTCTCGCCGGCATGGATCTCTGCCTGCACCTCATCCGCCGCGACCACGGCGCCCGGCTGGCCAACCAGCGGGCCCGCCTGCTGGTCACAGCCCCGCACCGCACGGGCGGTCAGGCCCAGTTCATCGACCTGCCGGTGCTGCCCGCCCGCTCCGACGGACTGGCCCAGCTGTACGACTGGGCTCTGCGGAACCTCCACCTGCCGCTCACTGTCGATCAGCTGGCACGCCAGGCCAACCTGTCGCGCCGCACCCTCATCCGCCGCTTCCACACCGACACCGGCATGCCGCCCATGCGGTGGCTGCTCGATGCCCGGCTCGCTCTGGCACGGGAGTTGCTGGAGACGGACGACCTGACTGTCGAGGCGGTGGCGCGCCGGTGCGGCCTGGGAACGCCGGCCAACTTCCGGACCCTGTTCAAGGCGCACGTCGGCGTGCCGCCCAGCGTCTACCGCACTACGTTCGCGTCGCTGTCGCGGGCTGCCGGATCTGACGACGTCTGA
- a CDS encoding SgcJ/EcaC family oxidoreductase, with protein MTTDAPPPTFDQLGAPDTPLARDTYAHAARSIPVFILNHSVRSYIYAGAHAQNQGLRPDTDYDDELLFLSCVLHDIGLSEQGNGDQRFEVDGADTAAVFLRERGVDEARIAVAWDAIALHTSDGIAPRKGTVVALTQLGIGTDILGVGRENLPAGLADDTHARFPRLDLAYALSDAIVVQAETKPHKASPMTFPGTLLRHHLPHGAHPDWYDLIAGAGWGDRPVSAAARRRAETPEQVGTLFMEYLSAGDVEGLVSLYEPHAHFVPTPGNHLVGTDAIRAAMHQMIAAGARLELRLRDIRVVDDVALVSNHATLTGVGPEPVISTTTEILRRQPDGGWVHVVDDPFFS; from the coding sequence GTGACCACCGACGCACCCCCGCCGACCTTCGACCAGCTCGGCGCACCCGACACACCGCTGGCGCGGGACACCTACGCCCACGCGGCACGGTCCATCCCCGTCTTCATCCTGAACCACAGCGTTCGCAGCTACATCTACGCCGGCGCCCACGCCCAGAACCAAGGCCTGCGCCCGGACACGGACTACGACGACGAGCTGCTGTTCCTCAGCTGTGTCCTGCACGACATCGGACTGAGCGAGCAGGGCAACGGGGACCAGCGCTTCGAGGTCGACGGCGCCGACACCGCGGCGGTGTTCCTCCGTGAGCGCGGCGTGGACGAAGCGCGCATCGCCGTCGCCTGGGACGCGATCGCCCTGCACACCTCGGACGGCATCGCCCCCCGCAAGGGCACCGTGGTGGCGCTGACCCAACTCGGCATCGGCACGGACATCCTCGGCGTCGGGCGCGAGAACCTGCCGGCCGGTCTCGCCGACGACACACACGCCCGGTTCCCGCGTCTGGACCTGGCCTACGCGCTCAGTGACGCCATCGTCGTCCAGGCCGAGACCAAGCCTCACAAAGCCTCGCCGATGACCTTCCCGGGCACCCTGCTGCGCCATCATCTGCCGCACGGGGCCCATCCCGACTGGTACGACCTGATCGCCGGGGCCGGCTGGGGAGACAGGCCCGTCAGCGCTGCCGCCCGGCGCCGCGCCGAGACGCCGGAGCAGGTGGGAACCCTGTTCATGGAATACCTGTCGGCCGGTGACGTCGAGGGCCTGGTCTCGCTGTACGAGCCGCATGCCCATTTCGTCCCCACCCCCGGAAACCACCTGGTCGGCACGGACGCCATCCGCGCAGCCATGCACCAGATGATCGCTGCCGGGGCCCGGCTCGAACTCCGGTTGCGCGACATCCGGGTGGTGGACGACGTCGCGCTAGTATCGAACCACGCCACCCTCACAGGGGTCGGACCGGAGCCGGTCATCTCCACCACCACCGAGATCCTCCGGCGCCAGCCGGACGGTGGCTGGGTCCACGTCGTGGACGACCCGTTCTTCAGCTGA
- a CDS encoding ester cyclase: MSIEENKEIVGRWFTEFWGNPWNPKVIDELAHPDIRFEYSLHQPMRGHDQVRDFATRFRTAFPDLNFWGTADLIGEGDYIVGQWEGGGTHTGPIVFDDLPIGSVPAASGKTMRFTGTTVLKVQNGLIVEELGLDDGVKVLQQLGIIATA, encoded by the coding sequence ATGTCAATAGAAGAGAACAAGGAGATTGTCGGACGCTGGTTCACCGAGTTCTGGGGCAACCCGTGGAACCCGAAGGTGATCGACGAGCTCGCCCACCCCGACATCCGCTTCGAGTACTCCCTGCACCAGCCGATGCGCGGGCACGACCAGGTCCGTGACTTCGCGACCAGGTTCCGCACCGCCTTCCCGGACCTGAACTTCTGGGGCACCGCCGACCTCATCGGCGAGGGCGACTACATCGTCGGCCAGTGGGAGGGCGGCGGGACCCACACCGGCCCCATCGTCTTCGACGACCTCCCCATCGGCTCGGTGCCTGCCGCCTCCGGCAAGACCATGCGGTTCACCGGCACCACCGTCCTGAAGGTCCAGAACGGCCTCATCGTCGAGGAGCTCGGCCTCGACGACGGCGTCAAGGTCCTCCAGCAGCTGGGCATCATCGCCACTGCCTGA
- a CDS encoding RNA polymerase sigma factor produces the protein MKEPFEKAVEQHGPTVLRVCRALLGTNDADDAWSEAFLAAMRAWPELPDTANVEAWLVTIARRKAIDVLRTAGRQPLPVEELPEAPSSLGVPGDGDGELWEAVGHLPDKQRQAVTFRYLAGMPYDQIAAILGGTVEAARRAVADGLKNLRKQFSGAITAGASK, from the coding sequence ATGAAGGAACCATTCGAGAAGGCGGTCGAGCAGCACGGTCCCACAGTGCTGCGGGTGTGTCGGGCACTGCTGGGGACGAACGACGCCGACGACGCCTGGTCGGAGGCGTTCCTGGCGGCGATGCGGGCCTGGCCGGAGCTGCCGGACACCGCGAACGTCGAAGCGTGGCTGGTGACGATCGCCCGCCGCAAGGCGATCGACGTGCTGCGCACCGCCGGCCGGCAGCCGCTGCCGGTCGAGGAGCTGCCGGAGGCGCCCAGCTCGCTGGGCGTCCCCGGGGACGGCGACGGGGAACTGTGGGAGGCGGTGGGACACCTTCCCGACAAGCAGCGGCAGGCGGTCACCTTCCGCTACCTGGCCGGGATGCCGTACGACCAGATCGCCGCGATCCTCGGCGGGACTGTGGAGGCGGCGCGCCGCGCCGTGGCCGACGGGTTGAAGAATCTCCGCAAGCAGTTTTCGGGCGCGATCACGGCAGGAGCATCGAAGTGA